The following are encoded together in the Vicugna pacos chromosome 26, VicPac4, whole genome shotgun sequence genome:
- the LOC140689570 gene encoding uncharacterized protein, protein MHAGPARPAAGRQAAAGLRLRLAAAQVQVQDLQAFQEQQDQQERQALQERLDQQERQVLQERRALQERQDQQELQALQGWQDQQERQALQELQALQERLDQQDRRALQERRALQERLDQQEQRALQERLEQQERQALQELQAFQELQAVLERLDDQEQRALLEWLDQQERQALQERLDQQEWRALQERLDLQERQVLQERRALQ, encoded by the exons atgcacgctggccctgcacgcccggcagctggacgtcaggctgcagctggactacgtctccgcctcgcag cggcgcaggtgcaggtgcaggatctgcaggcttttcaggagcagcaagatcagcaggagcggcaggctcttcaggagcggctagatcagcaggaacggcaggttcttcaggagcggcgggctcttcaggagcggcaagatcagcaggagctgcaggctcttcaggggtggcaagatcagcaggagcggcaggctcttcaggagcttcaggctcttcaggagcggctagatcagcaggaccggcgggctcttcaggagcggcgggctcttcaggagcggctagatcagcaggagcagcgggctcttcaggagcggctagagcagcaggagcggcaggctcttcaggagctgcaggcttttcaagagctgcaggctgttctggagcggctagatgatcaggagcagcgggctcttctggagtggctagatcagcaggagcggcaggcgcttcaggagcggctagatcagcaggaatggcgggctcttcaggagcggctagatctgcaggagcggcaggttcttcaggagcgtcgGGCTCTTCagtag